A window of Tursiops truncatus isolate mTurTru1 chromosome 8, mTurTru1.mat.Y, whole genome shotgun sequence contains these coding sequences:
- the EED gene encoding polycomb protein EED isoform X1, with protein MSEREVSTAPAGTDMPAAKKQKLSSDENSNPDLSGDENDDAVSIESGTNTERPDTPTNTPNAPGRKSWGKGKWKSKKCKYSFKCVNSLKEDHNQPLFGVQFNWHSKEGDPLVFATVGSNRVTLYECHSQGEIRLLQSYVDADADENFYTCAWTYDSNTSHPLLAVAGSRGIIRIINPITMQCIKHYVGHGNAINELKFHPRDPNLLLSVSKDHALRLWNIQTDTLVAIFGGVEGHRDEVLSADYDLLGEKIMSCGMDHSLKLWRINSKRMMNAIKESYDYNPNKTNRPFISQKIHFPDFSTRDIHRNYVDCVRWLGDLILSKSGRAILHSHQQCMKDPVSSNLRRHLSCENAIVCWKPGKMEDDIDKIKPSESNVTILGRFDYSQCDIWYMRFSMDFWQKMLALGNQVGKLYVWDLEVEDPHKAKCTTLTHHKCGAAIRQTSFSRDSSILIAVCDDASIWRWDRLR; from the exons GATGATGCTGTCAGTATAGAAAGTGGTACAAACACTGAACGCCCTGATACACCTACAAATACGCCAAACGCGCCTGGAAGGAAAAGttgggggaagggaaaatggaagtcaaagaaatgcaaatattctTTCAAATGTGTAAATAGTCTCAAG GAAGATCATAATCAGCCATTGTTTGGAGTTCAGTTTAACTGGCACAGTAAAGAAGGAGATCCATTAGTGTTTGCAACTGTAGGAAGCAACAGA gtTACCTTATATGAATGTCACTCACAAGGAGAAATCCGGTTGTTGCAATCTTATGTGGATGCTGAT GCTGATGAGAACTTTTACACTTGTGCATGGACATATGATAGCAATACAAGCCATCCTCTGCTAGCTGTAGCTGGATCTAGAGGCATAATTAGGATAATTAATCCCATAACAATGCAGTGCATAAAG cACTATGTTGGCCATGGAAATGCTATCAATGAGCTGAAATTCCATCCAAGAGATCCAAATCTTCTCCTGTCAGTAAGTAAAG ATCATGCTTTACGATTATGGAATATCCAAACGGACACTCTGGTGGCAATATTTGGAGGTGTAGAAGGGCACAGAGATGAAGTTCTAAGTGCT GATTATGATCTTTTGGGTGAAAAAATAATGTCCTGTGGTATGGATCACTCTCTTAAACTTTGGAGGATCAATTCAAAGAGAATGATGAATGCAATTAAGGAATCTTATGATTATAATCCAAATAAAACTAACAG gccatttatttctcagaaaatTCATTTTCCTGACTTTTCTACCAGAGACATACATAGAAATTATGTCGATTGTGTGCGATGGTTAGGTGATTTGATACTTTCCAAG agtggccgtgccattttacattcccaccagcaatgtatgaaagatCCAGTGTCTTCGAATCTTCGCcggcatttg tCTTGTGAAAATGCCATTGTATGCTGGAAACCTGGCAAAATGGAAGATGATATAGATAAAATTAAACCCAGTGAGTCTAATGTGACTATTCTTGGGCGATTTGATTACAGCCAGTGTGACATTTGGTACATGAGGTTTTCTATGGATTTCTGGCAAAAG ATGCTTGCATTGGGCAATCAGGTTGGCAAACTTTATGTTTGGGATTTAGAAGTAGAAGATCCTCATAAAGCCAA ATGCACAACACTGACTCATCATAAATGTGGTGCTGCTATTCGACAAACCAGTTTTAGCAGGGATAGCAGCATTCTTATAGCTGTTTGTGATGATGCCAGTATTTGGCGCTGGGACCGACTTCgataa
- the EED gene encoding polycomb protein EED isoform X2: MSSQFTQRITTLKCEPSEDDAVSIESGTNTERPDTPTNTPNAPGRKSWGKGKWKSKKCKYSFKCVNSLKEDHNQPLFGVQFNWHSKEGDPLVFATVGSNRVTLYECHSQGEIRLLQSYVDADADENFYTCAWTYDSNTSHPLLAVAGSRGIIRIINPITMQCIKHYVGHGNAINELKFHPRDPNLLLSVSKDHALRLWNIQTDTLVAIFGGVEGHRDEVLSADYDLLGEKIMSCGMDHSLKLWRINSKRMMNAIKESYDYNPNKTNRPFISQKIHFPDFSTRDIHRNYVDCVRWLGDLILSKSGRAILHSHQQCMKDPVSSNLRRHLSCENAIVCWKPGKMEDDIDKIKPSESNVTILGRFDYSQCDIWYMRFSMDFWQKMLALGNQVGKLYVWDLEVEDPHKAKCTTLTHHKCGAAIRQTSFSRDSSILIAVCDDASIWRWDRLR, from the exons GATGATGCTGTCAGTATAGAAAGTGGTACAAACACTGAACGCCCTGATACACCTACAAATACGCCAAACGCGCCTGGAAGGAAAAGttgggggaagggaaaatggaagtcaaagaaatgcaaatattctTTCAAATGTGTAAATAGTCTCAAG GAAGATCATAATCAGCCATTGTTTGGAGTTCAGTTTAACTGGCACAGTAAAGAAGGAGATCCATTAGTGTTTGCAACTGTAGGAAGCAACAGA gtTACCTTATATGAATGTCACTCACAAGGAGAAATCCGGTTGTTGCAATCTTATGTGGATGCTGAT GCTGATGAGAACTTTTACACTTGTGCATGGACATATGATAGCAATACAAGCCATCCTCTGCTAGCTGTAGCTGGATCTAGAGGCATAATTAGGATAATTAATCCCATAACAATGCAGTGCATAAAG cACTATGTTGGCCATGGAAATGCTATCAATGAGCTGAAATTCCATCCAAGAGATCCAAATCTTCTCCTGTCAGTAAGTAAAG ATCATGCTTTACGATTATGGAATATCCAAACGGACACTCTGGTGGCAATATTTGGAGGTGTAGAAGGGCACAGAGATGAAGTTCTAAGTGCT GATTATGATCTTTTGGGTGAAAAAATAATGTCCTGTGGTATGGATCACTCTCTTAAACTTTGGAGGATCAATTCAAAGAGAATGATGAATGCAATTAAGGAATCTTATGATTATAATCCAAATAAAACTAACAG gccatttatttctcagaaaatTCATTTTCCTGACTTTTCTACCAGAGACATACATAGAAATTATGTCGATTGTGTGCGATGGTTAGGTGATTTGATACTTTCCAAG agtggccgtgccattttacattcccaccagcaatgtatgaaagatCCAGTGTCTTCGAATCTTCGCcggcatttg tCTTGTGAAAATGCCATTGTATGCTGGAAACCTGGCAAAATGGAAGATGATATAGATAAAATTAAACCCAGTGAGTCTAATGTGACTATTCTTGGGCGATTTGATTACAGCCAGTGTGACATTTGGTACATGAGGTTTTCTATGGATTTCTGGCAAAAG ATGCTTGCATTGGGCAATCAGGTTGGCAAACTTTATGTTTGGGATTTAGAAGTAGAAGATCCTCATAAAGCCAA ATGCACAACACTGACTCATCATAAATGTGGTGCTGCTATTCGACAAACCAGTTTTAGCAGGGATAGCAGCATTCTTATAGCTGTTTGTGATGATGCCAGTATTTGGCGCTGGGACCGACTTCgataa
- the EED gene encoding polycomb protein EED isoform X4, with the protein MSEREVSTAPAGTDMPAAKKQKLSSDENSNPDLSGDENDDAVSIESGTNTERPDTPTNTPNAPGRKSWGKGKWKSKKCKYSFKCVNSLKEDHNQPLFGVQFNWHSKEGDPLVFATVGSNRHYVGHGNAINELKFHPRDPNLLLSVSKDHALRLWNIQTDTLVAIFGGVEGHRDEVLSADYDLLGEKIMSCGMDHSLKLWRINSKRMMNAIKESYDYNPNKTNRPFISQKIHFPDFSTRDIHRNYVDCVRWLGDLILSKSGRAILHSHQQCMKDPVSSNLRRHLSCENAIVCWKPGKMEDDIDKIKPSESNVTILGRFDYSQCDIWYMRFSMDFWQKMLALGNQVGKLYVWDLEVEDPHKAKCTTLTHHKCGAAIRQTSFSRDSSILIAVCDDASIWRWDRLR; encoded by the exons GATGATGCTGTCAGTATAGAAAGTGGTACAAACACTGAACGCCCTGATACACCTACAAATACGCCAAACGCGCCTGGAAGGAAAAGttgggggaagggaaaatggaagtcaaagaaatgcaaatattctTTCAAATGTGTAAATAGTCTCAAG GAAGATCATAATCAGCCATTGTTTGGAGTTCAGTTTAACTGGCACAGTAAAGAAGGAGATCCATTAGTGTTTGCAACTGTAGGAAGCAACAGA cACTATGTTGGCCATGGAAATGCTATCAATGAGCTGAAATTCCATCCAAGAGATCCAAATCTTCTCCTGTCAGTAAGTAAAG ATCATGCTTTACGATTATGGAATATCCAAACGGACACTCTGGTGGCAATATTTGGAGGTGTAGAAGGGCACAGAGATGAAGTTCTAAGTGCT GATTATGATCTTTTGGGTGAAAAAATAATGTCCTGTGGTATGGATCACTCTCTTAAACTTTGGAGGATCAATTCAAAGAGAATGATGAATGCAATTAAGGAATCTTATGATTATAATCCAAATAAAACTAACAG gccatttatttctcagaaaatTCATTTTCCTGACTTTTCTACCAGAGACATACATAGAAATTATGTCGATTGTGTGCGATGGTTAGGTGATTTGATACTTTCCAAG agtggccgtgccattttacattcccaccagcaatgtatgaaagatCCAGTGTCTTCGAATCTTCGCcggcatttg tCTTGTGAAAATGCCATTGTATGCTGGAAACCTGGCAAAATGGAAGATGATATAGATAAAATTAAACCCAGTGAGTCTAATGTGACTATTCTTGGGCGATTTGATTACAGCCAGTGTGACATTTGGTACATGAGGTTTTCTATGGATTTCTGGCAAAAG ATGCTTGCATTGGGCAATCAGGTTGGCAAACTTTATGTTTGGGATTTAGAAGTAGAAGATCCTCATAAAGCCAA ATGCACAACACTGACTCATCATAAATGTGGTGCTGCTATTCGACAAACCAGTTTTAGCAGGGATAGCAGCATTCTTATAGCTGTTTGTGATGATGCCAGTATTTGGCGCTGGGACCGACTTCgataa
- the EED gene encoding polycomb protein EED isoform X5: MSEREVSTAPAGTDMPAAKKQKLSSDENSNPDLSGDENVTLYECHSQGEIRLLQSYVDADADENFYTCAWTYDSNTSHPLLAVAGSRGIIRIINPITMQCIKHYVGHGNAINELKFHPRDPNLLLSVSKDHALRLWNIQTDTLVAIFGGVEGHRDEVLSADYDLLGEKIMSCGMDHSLKLWRINSKRMMNAIKESYDYNPNKTNRPFISQKIHFPDFSTRDIHRNYVDCVRWLGDLILSKSGRAILHSHQQCMKDPVSSNLRRHLSCENAIVCWKPGKMEDDIDKIKPSESNVTILGRFDYSQCDIWYMRFSMDFWQKMLALGNQVGKLYVWDLEVEDPHKAKCTTLTHHKCGAAIRQTSFSRDSSILIAVCDDASIWRWDRLR; the protein is encoded by the exons gtTACCTTATATGAATGTCACTCACAAGGAGAAATCCGGTTGTTGCAATCTTATGTGGATGCTGAT GCTGATGAGAACTTTTACACTTGTGCATGGACATATGATAGCAATACAAGCCATCCTCTGCTAGCTGTAGCTGGATCTAGAGGCATAATTAGGATAATTAATCCCATAACAATGCAGTGCATAAAG cACTATGTTGGCCATGGAAATGCTATCAATGAGCTGAAATTCCATCCAAGAGATCCAAATCTTCTCCTGTCAGTAAGTAAAG ATCATGCTTTACGATTATGGAATATCCAAACGGACACTCTGGTGGCAATATTTGGAGGTGTAGAAGGGCACAGAGATGAAGTTCTAAGTGCT GATTATGATCTTTTGGGTGAAAAAATAATGTCCTGTGGTATGGATCACTCTCTTAAACTTTGGAGGATCAATTCAAAGAGAATGATGAATGCAATTAAGGAATCTTATGATTATAATCCAAATAAAACTAACAG gccatttatttctcagaaaatTCATTTTCCTGACTTTTCTACCAGAGACATACATAGAAATTATGTCGATTGTGTGCGATGGTTAGGTGATTTGATACTTTCCAAG agtggccgtgccattttacattcccaccagcaatgtatgaaagatCCAGTGTCTTCGAATCTTCGCcggcatttg tCTTGTGAAAATGCCATTGTATGCTGGAAACCTGGCAAAATGGAAGATGATATAGATAAAATTAAACCCAGTGAGTCTAATGTGACTATTCTTGGGCGATTTGATTACAGCCAGTGTGACATTTGGTACATGAGGTTTTCTATGGATTTCTGGCAAAAG ATGCTTGCATTGGGCAATCAGGTTGGCAAACTTTATGTTTGGGATTTAGAAGTAGAAGATCCTCATAAAGCCAA ATGCACAACACTGACTCATCATAAATGTGGTGCTGCTATTCGACAAACCAGTTTTAGCAGGGATAGCAGCATTCTTATAGCTGTTTGTGATGATGCCAGTATTTGGCGCTGGGACCGACTTCgataa
- the EED gene encoding polycomb protein EED isoform X3 encodes MSEREVSTAPAGTDMPAAKKQKLSSDENSNPDLSGDENDDAVSIESGTNTERPDTPTNTPNAPGRKSWGKGKWKSKKCKYSFKCVNSLKEDHNQPLFGVQFNWHSKEGDPLVFATVGSNRVTLYECHSQGEIRLLQSYVDADADENFYTCAWTYDSNTSHPLLAVAGSRGIIRIINPITMQCIKHYVGHGNAINELKFHPRDPNLLLSVSKDHALRLWNIQTDTLVAIFGGVEGHRDEVLSADYDLLGEKIMSCGMDHSLKLWRINSKRMMNAIKESYDYNPNKTNRPFISQKIHFPDFSTRDIHRNYVDCVRWLGDLILSKSCENAIVCWKPGKMEDDIDKIKPSESNVTILGRFDYSQCDIWYMRFSMDFWQKMLALGNQVGKLYVWDLEVEDPHKAKCTTLTHHKCGAAIRQTSFSRDSSILIAVCDDASIWRWDRLR; translated from the exons GATGATGCTGTCAGTATAGAAAGTGGTACAAACACTGAACGCCCTGATACACCTACAAATACGCCAAACGCGCCTGGAAGGAAAAGttgggggaagggaaaatggaagtcaaagaaatgcaaatattctTTCAAATGTGTAAATAGTCTCAAG GAAGATCATAATCAGCCATTGTTTGGAGTTCAGTTTAACTGGCACAGTAAAGAAGGAGATCCATTAGTGTTTGCAACTGTAGGAAGCAACAGA gtTACCTTATATGAATGTCACTCACAAGGAGAAATCCGGTTGTTGCAATCTTATGTGGATGCTGAT GCTGATGAGAACTTTTACACTTGTGCATGGACATATGATAGCAATACAAGCCATCCTCTGCTAGCTGTAGCTGGATCTAGAGGCATAATTAGGATAATTAATCCCATAACAATGCAGTGCATAAAG cACTATGTTGGCCATGGAAATGCTATCAATGAGCTGAAATTCCATCCAAGAGATCCAAATCTTCTCCTGTCAGTAAGTAAAG ATCATGCTTTACGATTATGGAATATCCAAACGGACACTCTGGTGGCAATATTTGGAGGTGTAGAAGGGCACAGAGATGAAGTTCTAAGTGCT GATTATGATCTTTTGGGTGAAAAAATAATGTCCTGTGGTATGGATCACTCTCTTAAACTTTGGAGGATCAATTCAAAGAGAATGATGAATGCAATTAAGGAATCTTATGATTATAATCCAAATAAAACTAACAG gccatttatttctcagaaaatTCATTTTCCTGACTTTTCTACCAGAGACATACATAGAAATTATGTCGATTGTGTGCGATGGTTAGGTGATTTGATACTTTCCAAG tCTTGTGAAAATGCCATTGTATGCTGGAAACCTGGCAAAATGGAAGATGATATAGATAAAATTAAACCCAGTGAGTCTAATGTGACTATTCTTGGGCGATTTGATTACAGCCAGTGTGACATTTGGTACATGAGGTTTTCTATGGATTTCTGGCAAAAG ATGCTTGCATTGGGCAATCAGGTTGGCAAACTTTATGTTTGGGATTTAGAAGTAGAAGATCCTCATAAAGCCAA ATGCACAACACTGACTCATCATAAATGTGGTGCTGCTATTCGACAAACCAGTTTTAGCAGGGATAGCAGCATTCTTATAGCTGTTTGTGATGATGCCAGTATTTGGCGCTGGGACCGACTTCgataa